Proteins encoded within one genomic window of Camelina sativa cultivar DH55 chromosome 19, Cs, whole genome shotgun sequence:
- the LOC104765261 gene encoding 9-cis-epoxycarotenoid dioxygenase NCED3, chloroplastic-like isoform X1: MASFTATAAVSGRWVGGNNTQSPLSSSQSSDLSYCNSLPMTSRVTRKLNVSSALHTPPALHFPKQSSNSPAIVVNPKAKDSDTKQMNLFQRAAAAALDAAEGFLVSHERLHPLPKTADPSVQIAGNFAPVNEQPVRRNLPVVGKIPDSIKGVYVRNGANPLHEPVTGHHFFDGDGMVHAVKFEDGSASYACRFTQTNRFVQERQLGRPVFPKAIGELHGHTGIARLMLFYARAAAGIVDPAHGTGVANAGLVYFNGRLLAMSEDDLPYQVRITPTGDLKTVGRFDFDGQLESTMIAHPKVDPESGELFALSYDVVSKPYLKYFRFSPDGTKSPDVEIQLDQPTMMHDFAITENFVVIPDQQVVFKLPEMIRGGSPVVYDKNKVSRFGILDKYAEDSSKIKWIEAPDCFCFHLWNAWEEPETEEVVVIGSCMTPPDSIFNESDENLESVLSEIRLNLRTGESTRRPIISDGDQQVNLEAGMVNRNMLGRKTKYAYLALAEPWPKVSGFAKVDLTTGEVKKYLYGDNRYGGEPLFLPGEGGEEEDEGHILCFVHDEKTWKSELQIVNAVSLEVEATVKLPSRVPYGFHGTFIGADDLAKQM; the protein is encoded by the exons atggcttctTTCACGGCGACTGCGGCGGTTTCTGGGAGATGGGTTGGTGGCAATAATACTCAGTCCCCATTATCGTCTTCTCAAAGCTCCGACTTGAGTTATTGTAACTCTTTACCCATGACCAGTCGTGTCACACGTAAGCTCAATGTTTCATCTGCGCTTCACACTCCTCCAGCTCTTCATTTCCCTAAGCAATCCTCGAACTCCCCCGCCATTGTTGTTAACCCCAAAGCCAAAGATTCCGACACTAAACAGATGAATCTGTTCCAGAGAGCGGCGGCTGCAGCGTTGGACGCCGCTGAGGGTTTCCTCGTTAGCCACGAGAGGCTACACCCGCTTCCTAAAACGGCTGATCCTAGTGTTCAGATCGCCGGAAATTTTGCTCCGGTGAATGAACAGCCCGTCCGGCGTAATCTTCCGGTGGTCGGAAAAATACCAGATTCGATAAAAGGAGTGTATGTGCGAAACGGAGCTAACCCACTTCACGAGCCGGTGACTGGTCACCACTTCTTCGACGGAGACGGTATGGTTCACGCCGTGAAATTCGAAGACGGTTCAGCTAGCTATGCTTGCCGGTTTACTCAAACAAACCGGTTTGTTCAGGAGCGTCAATTAGGTCGACCGGTTTTCCCCAAAGCCATCGGTGAGCTCCACGGCCACACCGGTATTGCCA GACTTATGTTATTCTACGCCAGAGCTGCAGCCGGTATAGTCGACCCGGCACACGGAACCGGCGTAGCCAACGCCGGTTTGGTCTATTTCAACGGCCGGTTATTAGCTATGTCGGAGGACGATTTGCCTTACCAAGTTCGGATCACTCCAACCGGTGATTTAAAAACCGTTGGTCGGTTCGATTTTGACGGACAGTTAGAATCCACAATGATTGCCCACCCGAAAGTCGACCCGGAATCCGGTGAACTCTTCGCTTTAAGCTACGACGTCGTTTCAAAGCCTTACCTGAAGTACTTCAGATTCTCGCCGGACGGAACTAAATCCCCTGACGTCGAGATCCAGCTTGACCAGCCGACGATGATGCACGACTTCGCGATCACAGAGAACTTCGTCGTGATACCGGACCAGCAAGTCGTTTTCAAGCTACCGGAGATGATCCGCGGTGGCTCTCCGGTGGTTTACGACAAGAACAAGGTGTCAAGATTCGGAATTTTAGACAAATACGCCGAGGATTCGTCGAAGATCAAGTGGATTGAGGCTCCGGATTGCTTCTGCTTCCATCTTTGGAATGCTTGGGAAGAGCCAGAAACAGAGGAGGTCGTCGTGATCGGGTCTTGTATGACTCCACCGGACTCAATTTTCAACGAGTCCGACGAGAATCTCGAGAGTGTACTCTCTGAAATCCGTCTCAATCTCAGAACCGGCGAATCCACTCGTCGTCCGATCATCTCCGACGGAGATCAACAGGTCAACCTTGAAGCAGGGATGGTCAACCGAAACATGCTCGGCCGTAAAACCAAATACGCTTACTTGGCATTAGCCGAGCCTTGGCCTAAAGTATCCGGATTCGCTAAAGTTGATCTCACTACCGGAGAAGTCAAGAAATATCTATACGGTGATAACCGTTACGGCGGAGAGCCTCTGTTTCTCccaggagaaggaggagaagaagaggacgaaGGACACATCCTCTGTTTCGTCCACGACGAGAAGACATGGAAATCGGAGTTACAGATAGTTAACGCCGTTAGCTTAGAGGTCGAAGCAACGGTTAAGCTTCCGTCAAGGGTTCCGTACGGGTTTCACGGTACATTCATCGGAGCTGATGACTTGGCTAAGCAGATGTGA
- the LOC104765261 gene encoding 9-cis-epoxycarotenoid dioxygenase NCED3, chloroplastic-like isoform X2 gives MASFTATAAVSGRWVGGNNTQSPLSSSQSSDLSYCNSLPMTSRVTRKLNVSSALHTPPALHFPKQSSNSPAIVVNPKAKDSDTKQMNLFQRAAAAALDAAEGFLVSHERLHPLPKTADPSVQIAGNFAPVNEQPVRRNLPVVGKIPDSIKGVYVRNGANPLHEPVTGHHFFDGDGMVHAVKFEDGSASYACRFTQTNRFVQERQLGRPVFPKAIGELHGHTGIARLMLFYARAAAGIVDPAHGTGVANAGLVYFNGRLLAMSEDDLPYQVRITPTGDLKTVGRFDFDGQLESTMIAHPKVDPESGELFALSYDVVSKPYLKYFRFSPDGTKSPDVEIQLDQPTMMHDFAITENFVVIPDQQVVFKLPEMIRGGSPVVYDKNKVSRFGILDKYAEDSSKIKWIEAPDCFCFHLWNAWEEPETEEVVVIGSCMTPPDSIFNESDENLESVLSEIRLNLRTGESTRRPIISDGDQQVNLEAGMVNRNMLGRKTKYAYLALAEPWPKVSGFAKVDLTTGEVKKYLYGDNRYGGEPLFLPGEGGEEEDEGHILCFVHDEKTWKSELQIVNAVSLEVEATVKLPSRVPYGFHGTFIGADDLAKQM, from the exons atggcttctTTCACGGCGACTGCGGCGGTTTCTGGGAGATGGGTTGGTGGCAATAATACTCAGTCCCCATTATCGTCTTCTCAAAGCTCCGACTTGAGTTATTGTAACTCTTTACCCATGACCAGTCGTGTCACACGTAAGCTCAATGTTTCATCTGCGCTTCACACTCCTCCAGCTCTTCATTTCCCTAAGCAATCCTCGAACTCCCCCGCCATTGTTGTTAACCCCAAAGCCAAAG ATTCCGACACTAAACAGATGAATCTGTTCCAGAGAGCGGCGGCTGCAGCGTTGGACGCCGCTGAGGGTTTCCTCGTTAGCCACGAGAGGCTACACCCGCTTCCTAAAACGGCTGATCCTAGTGTTCAGATCGCCGGAAATTTTGCTCCGGTGAATGAACAGCCCGTCCGGCGTAATCTTCCGGTGGTCGGAAAAATACCAGATTCGATAAAAGGAGTGTATGTGCGAAACGGAGCTAACCCACTTCACGAGCCGGTGACTGGTCACCACTTCTTCGACGGAGACGGTATGGTTCACGCCGTGAAATTCGAAGACGGTTCAGCTAGCTATGCTTGCCGGTTTACTCAAACAAACCGGTTTGTTCAGGAGCGTCAATTGGGTCGACCGGTTTTCCCCAAAGCCATCGGTGAGCTCCACGGCCACACCGGTATTGCCCGACTTATGTTATTCTACGCCAGAGCTGCAGCCGGTATAGTCGACCCGGCACACGGAACCGGCGTAGCCAACGCCGGTTTGGTCTATTTCAACGGCCGGTTATTAGCTATGTCGGAGGACGATTTGCCTTACCAAGTTCGGATCACTCCAACCGGTGATTTAAAAACCGTTGGTCGGTTCGATTTTGACGGACAGTTAGAATCCACAATGATTGCCCACCCGAAAGTCGACCCGGAATCCGGTGAACTCTTCGCTTTAAGCTACGACGTCGTTTCAAAGCCTTACCTGAAGTACTTCAGATTCTCGCCGGACGGAACTAAATCCCCTGACGTCGAGATCCAGCTTGACCAGCCGACGATGATGCACGACTTCGCGATCACAGAGAACTTCGTCGTGATACCGGACCAGCAAGTCGTTTTCAAGCTACCGGAGATGATCCGCGGTGGCTCTCCGGTGGTTTACGACAAGAACAAGGTGTCAAGATTCGGAATTTTAGACAAATACGCCGAGGATTCGTCGAAGATCAAGTGGATTGAGGCTCCGGATTGCTTCTGCTTCCATCTTTGGAATGCTTGGGAAGAGCCAGAAACAGAGGAGGTCGTCGTGATCGGGTCTTGTATGACTCCACCGGACTCAATTTTCAACGAGTCCGACGAGAATCTCGAGAGTGTACTCTCTGAAATCCGTCTCAATCTCAGAACCGGCGAATCCACTCGTCGTCCGATCATCTCCGACGGAGATCAACAGGTCAACCTTGAAGCAGGGATGGTCAACCGAAACATGCTCGGCCGTAAAACCAAATACGCTTACTTGGCATTAGCCGAGCCTTGGCCTAAAGTATCCGGATTCGCTAAAGTTGATCTCACTACCGGAGAAGTCAAGAAATATCTATACGGTGATAACCGTTACGGCGGAGAGCCTCTGTTTCTCccaggagaaggaggagaagaagaggacgaaGGACACATCCTCTGTTTCGTCCACGACGAGAAGACATGGAAATCGGAGTTACAGATAGTTAACGCCGTTAGCTTAGAGGTCGAAGCAACGGTTAAGCTTCCGTCAAGGGTTCCGTACGGGTTTCACGGTACATTCATCGGAGCTGATGACTTGGCTAAGCAGATGTGA
- the LOC104765261 gene encoding 9-cis-epoxycarotenoid dioxygenase NCED3, chloroplastic-like isoform X4, translated as MASFTATAAVSGRWVGGNNTQSPLSSSQSSDLSYCNSLPMTSRVTRKLNVSSALHTPPALHFPKQSSNSPAIVVNPKAKDSDTKQMNLFQRMNLFQRAAAAALDAAEGFLVSHERLHPLPKTADPSVQIAGNFAPVNEQPVRRNLPVVGKIPDSIKGVYVRNGANPLHEPVTGHHFFDGDGMVHAVKFEDGSASYACRFTQTNRFVQERQLGRPVFPKAIGELHGHTGIARLMLFYARAAAGIVDPAHGTGVANAGLVYFNGRLLAMSEDDLPYQVRITPTGDLKTVGRFDFDGQLESTMIAHPKVDPESGELFALSYDVVSKPYLKYFRFSPDGTKSPDVEIQLDQPTMMHDFAITENFVVIPDQQVVFKLPEMIRGGSPVVYDKNKVSRFGILDKYAEDSSKIKWIEAPDCFCFHLWNAWEEPETEEVVVIGSCMTPPDSIFNESDENLESVLSEIRLNLRTGESTRRPIISDGDQQVNLEAGMVNRNMLGRKTKYAYLALAEPWPKVSGFAKVDLTTGEVKKYLYGDNRYGGEPLFLPGEGGEEEDEGHILCFVHDEKTWKSELQIVNAVSLEVEATVKLPSRVPYGFHGTFIGADDLAKQM; from the exons atggcttctTTCACGGCGACTGCGGCGGTTTCTGGGAGATGGGTTGGTGGCAATAATACTCAGTCCCCATTATCGTCTTCTCAAAGCTCCGACTTGAGTTATTGTAACTCTTTACCCATGACCAGTCGTGTCACACGTAAGCTCAATGTTTCATCTGCGCTTCACACTCCTCCAGCTCTTCATTTCCCTAAGCAATCCTCGAACTCCCCCGCCATTGTTGTTAACCCCAAAGCCAAAGATTCCGACACTAAACAGATGAATCTGTTCCAGAGA ATGAATCTGTTCCAGAGAGCGGCGGCTGCAGCGTTGGACGCCGCTGAGGGTTTCCTCGTTAGCCACGAGAGGCTACACCCGCTTCCTAAAACGGCTGATCCTAGTGTTCAGATCGCCGGAAATTTTGCTCCGGTGAATGAACAGCCCGTCCGGCGTAATCTTCCGGTGGTCGGAAAAATACCAGATTCGATAAAAGGAGTGTATGTGCGAAACGGAGCTAACCCACTTCACGAGCCGGTGACTGGTCACCACTTCTTCGACGGAGACGGTATGGTTCACGCCGTGAAATTCGAAGACGGTTCAGCTAGCTATGCTTGCCGGTTTACTCAAACAAACCGGTTTGTTCAGGAGCGTCAATTGGGTCGACCGGTTTTCCCCAAAGCCATCGGTGAGCTCCACGGCCACACCGGTATTGCCCGACTTATGTTATTCTACGCCAGAGCTGCAGCCGGTATAGTCGACCCGGCACACGGAACCGGCGTAGCCAACGCCGGTTTGGTCTATTTCAACGGCCGGTTATTAGCTATGTCGGAGGACGATTTGCCTTACCAAGTTCGGATCACTCCAACCGGTGATTTAAAAACCGTTGGTCGGTTCGATTTTGACGGACAGTTAGAATCCACAATGATTGCCCACCCGAAAGTCGACCCGGAATCCGGTGAACTCTTCGCTTTAAGCTACGACGTCGTTTCAAAGCCTTACCTGAAGTACTTCAGATTCTCGCCGGACGGAACTAAATCCCCTGACGTCGAGATCCAGCTTGACCAGCCGACGATGATGCACGACTTCGCGATCACAGAGAACTTCGTCGTGATACCGGACCAGCAAGTCGTTTTCAAGCTACCGGAGATGATCCGCGGTGGCTCTCCGGTGGTTTACGACAAGAACAAGGTGTCAAGATTCGGAATTTTAGACAAATACGCCGAGGATTCGTCGAAGATCAAGTGGATTGAGGCTCCGGATTGCTTCTGCTTCCATCTTTGGAATGCTTGGGAAGAGCCAGAAACAGAGGAGGTCGTCGTGATCGGGTCTTGTATGACTCCACCGGACTCAATTTTCAACGAGTCCGACGAGAATCTCGAGAGTGTACTCTCTGAAATCCGTCTCAATCTCAGAACCGGCGAATCCACTCGTCGTCCGATCATCTCCGACGGAGATCAACAGGTCAACCTTGAAGCAGGGATGGTCAACCGAAACATGCTCGGCCGTAAAACCAAATACGCTTACTTGGCATTAGCCGAGCCTTGGCCTAAAGTATCCGGATTCGCTAAAGTTGATCTCACTACCGGAGAAGTCAAGAAATATCTATACGGTGATAACCGTTACGGCGGAGAGCCTCTGTTTCTCccaggagaaggaggagaagaagaggacgaaGGACACATCCTCTGTTTCGTCCACGACGAGAAGACATGGAAATCGGAGTTACAGATAGTTAACGCCGTTAGCTTAGAGGTCGAAGCAACGGTTAAGCTTCCGTCAAGGGTTCCGTACGGGTTTCACGGTACATTCATCGGAGCTGATGACTTGGCTAAGCAGATGTGA
- the LOC104765261 gene encoding 9-cis-epoxycarotenoid dioxygenase NCED3, chloroplastic-like isoform X3 has translation MASFTATAAVSGRWVGGNNTQSPLSSSQSSDLSYCNSLPMTSRVTRKLNVSSALHTPPALHFPKQSSNSPAIVVNPKAKDSDTKQMNLFQRAAAAALDAAEGFLVSHERLHPLPKTADPSVQIAGNFAPVNEQPVRRNLPVVGKIPDSIKGVYVRNGANPLHEPVTGHHFFDGDGMVHAVKFEDGSASYACRFTQTNRFVQERQLGRPVFPKAIGELHGHTGIARLMLFYARAAAGIVDPAHGTGVANAGLVYFNGRLLAMSEDDLPYQVRITPTGDLKTVGRFDFDGQLESTMIAHPKVDPESGELFALSYDVVSKPYLKYFRFSPDGTKSPDVEIQLDQPTMMHDFAITENFVVIPDQQVVFKLPEMIRGGSPVVYDKNKVSRFGILDKYAEDSSKIKWIEAPDCFCFHLWNAWEEPETEEVVVIGSCMTPPDSIFNESDENLESVLSEIRLNLRTGESTRRPIISDGDQQVNLEAGMVNRNMLGRKTKYAYLALAEPWPKVSGFAKVDLTTGEVKKYLYGDNRYGGEPLFLPGEGGEEEDEGHILCFVHDEKTWKSELQIVNAVSLEVEATVKLPSRVPYGFHGTFIGADDLAKQM, from the exons atggcttctTTCACGGCGACTGCGGCGGTTTCTGGGAGATGGGTTGGTGGCAATAATACTCAGTCCCCATTATCGTCTTCTCAAAGCTCCGACTTGAGTTATTGTAACTCTTTACCCATGACCAGTCGTGTCACACGTAAGCTCAATGTTTCATCTGCGCTTCACACTCCTCCAGCTCTTCATTTCCCTAAGCAATCCTCGAACTCCCCCGCCATTGTTGTTAACCCCAAAGCCAAAGATTCCGACACTAAACAGATGAATCTGTTCCAGAGAGCGGCGGCTGCAGCGTTGGACGCCGCTGAGGGTTTCCTCGTTAGCCACGAGAG GCTACACCCGCTTCCTAAAACGGCTGATCCTAGTGTTCAGATCGCCGGAAATTTTGCTCCGGTGAATGAACAGCCCGTCCGGCGTAATCTTCCGGTGGTCGGAAAAATACCAGATTCGATAAAAGGAGTGTATGTGCGAAACGGAGCTAACCCACTTCACGAGCCGGTGACTGGTCACCACTTCTTCGACGGAGACGGTATGGTTCACGCCGTGAAATTCGAAGACGGTTCAGCTAGCTATGCTTGCCGGTTTACTCAAACAAACCGGTTTGTTCAGGAGCGTCAATTGGGTCGACCGGTTTTCCCCAAAGCCATCGGTGAGCTCCACGGCCACACCGGTATTGCCCGACTTATGTTATTCTACGCCAGAGCTGCAGCCGGTATAGTCGACCCGGCACACGGAACCGGCGTAGCCAACGCCGGTTTGGTCTATTTCAACGGCCGGTTATTAGCTATGTCGGAGGACGATTTGCCTTACCAAGTTCGGATCACTCCAACCGGTGATTTAAAAACCGTTGGTCGGTTCGATTTTGACGGACAGTTAGAATCCACAATGATTGCCCACCCGAAAGTCGACCCGGAATCCGGTGAACTCTTCGCTTTAAGCTACGACGTCGTTTCAAAGCCTTACCTGAAGTACTTCAGATTCTCGCCGGACGGAACTAAATCCCCTGACGTCGAGATCCAGCTTGACCAGCCGACGATGATGCACGACTTCGCGATCACAGAGAACTTCGTCGTGATACCGGACCAGCAAGTCGTTTTCAAGCTACCGGAGATGATCCGCGGTGGCTCTCCGGTGGTTTACGACAAGAACAAGGTGTCAAGATTCGGAATTTTAGACAAATACGCCGAGGATTCGTCGAAGATCAAGTGGATTGAGGCTCCGGATTGCTTCTGCTTCCATCTTTGGAATGCTTGGGAAGAGCCAGAAACAGAGGAGGTCGTCGTGATCGGGTCTTGTATGACTCCACCGGACTCAATTTTCAACGAGTCCGACGAGAATCTCGAGAGTGTACTCTCTGAAATCCGTCTCAATCTCAGAACCGGCGAATCCACTCGTCGTCCGATCATCTCCGACGGAGATCAACAGGTCAACCTTGAAGCAGGGATGGTCAACCGAAACATGCTCGGCCGTAAAACCAAATACGCTTACTTGGCATTAGCCGAGCCTTGGCCTAAAGTATCCGGATTCGCTAAAGTTGATCTCACTACCGGAGAAGTCAAGAAATATCTATACGGTGATAACCGTTACGGCGGAGAGCCTCTGTTTCTCccaggagaaggaggagaagaagaggacgaaGGACACATCCTCTGTTTCGTCCACGACGAGAAGACATGGAAATCGGAGTTACAGATAGTTAACGCCGTTAGCTTAGAGGTCGAAGCAACGGTTAAGCTTCCGTCAAGGGTTCCGTACGGGTTTCACGGTACATTCATCGGAGCTGATGACTTGGCTAAGCAGATGTGA